The genomic region AGTTCTGCATCAACTGTCTCTCAGGCCTCCAGGAAGCTGAACCGCAACCTCCTCCTTTTGGGACTCCCGTGACACTTCAGAGCATTCCTTACTTTGCTCAGGGACAGAGTGACTCTCTCACAGTGCATAAGGCCACGGCCAAGTGTGCAAGGCCTGGACTTAGAGGGAAACACGTGTGGATCTCACATGCACACAGAAGTCACTCCTCTGCTAAGAGAGAAGCTGGAAGGAGACTCTATTCCCATGGGGCCCTGAAAATCCACCACAGAGGAAGCCTAGCCTaggcccctccacccccaaaactTTACTTAGGAGAGGTCAAGAGGACTTCCCTAAATCCCTTGCACTTCTGTCTGGACCAGGCGCCGACAAGCTGGGCACGGCGACGCGCTGCCCAAGCTCTTCTCTCCAGCATTCAGTCAGGAGGAGTCGGGCCTGGGAGACGGCAGGTCTGAGGGAGCTGGGGTTACTCCTCGCAGTTTGTGAGCGAGATCCTCACACTGGCCGTGCCCGGCAAAGAGCCATGGAGCAGGTGCAGTCCGCTGTGGGAGGACTGAGCGCAGTAACGTACATGGGGGACCACGGCCAGGAGGGTGCTGGGTGTCTTTTCCTTAAGCGCCCTCTGTCACGGGGCAGAGGACACTGGGCACGGCGCCGGACGGTGTGCCCCAGGGGCTCAGGCCCTGCCACAATGCCAGCATGTTCCGTGCAGGAAGGGATCAACCTGGGGGAGCCTCTGGGATGGAAAACACAACTAGGGAGGCACAGCAGGTGCCAGGAACCCCCGTGGCCAGATCGCCGGGGTCAGATGGCGGGGGCAGCCGCAGGGGCGGGGTGCGGCTGGCGGACTCAGACTCACTTGGTCCTTCGCAGCTTGGTGTTCTCCGTCTTGAGCAGATAGAGCTTCTTGGCGAAGAACACAGTCATCATGAAGAGCAGGAGCAGGACGAGGGCGGCTGAGCCGACAGCCACGCACATCACCTGGAAGTCGGTGATGATGGACTCGCAGCGCATCCCCTTGTGCCAGATGTAGTCCTGCGTGTTGCACCTGGGGGCAGCGACAGAGTGAGACTGAGCGGACGGGCCGGCAGCCATGGCAAGGGCCTGGCCCCTTCGCCCCGCATTCACCTCAGCAGCCCGTTCCCGTGAGGGTCTAGAACAACTGGGGTGGAGGTTCTGCGTGACCACCCCCACGCAGTGGGCAGGACAGCACTGGAGTCCAGGACATAAATGAGACAACCAGAGTGCCGAGGGACGGAGTGAACAGGTCACTCATCTGTGAGGATGAGTGAACAGGTCACTCGGCTGTTAAGGGActgtgtggagggggtggggtgggaaccCTGGTTTTCTACCTCGCAGCCTCAAGGAGGACAATCATAGGATTCTCTCAGCATCCCCTGCCCTTGGCTCTGGGTGAAAAACAAGATTAATGGGACCTCTGGCTCCAAAAGTAGTCAACCCACTCTACCCGGGAAAACCTCTCCTGGTGTTCTGCAGTCCCGTCTAGTTCACGAGGCTCCCCAGACGCTGAAATAGAAGGAAGTGACAGACAAGGACGAACACAAAGATGGATGTGTagtttcctcctgtctctgcagcCCCCCAAATTCTGCCCCTAAAGCTTCCTGTCCTATTACCATGAGAACGGTCATGAAAGCACAGTGAGAATCAACCCTCTGGGTGGGTTTCAGTCCTTTTGTTGAGTGACTTTCTCTTGCCCTTGGGGACATTCCCAGGCTCCAACTCTTCCAATGACATTGCTGTTTCCATGGGAACCAGGCTGCTTCAAAGAGGAAAGATGTGGAAGGAtacagaggcaggcaaaggaggGAGGACATGAACCTCAGGGTGAATGACAGACAAGAGAAAGGGGTCCAGAAAAGGGGAAATTATGCCTTGCCTCGGAGAATTGACTACTCCACGCCCGAAATAGTGCGCAGAGACATGACTAACAGGAAAGTCTTTCTTTTCCAACGGACGCTCTGCAGTCCTGGGAGGCTATATGTCTGAGCACAGTGAGCAAAGACGATCCCACTAACCCATGGTTCTAGAAAAGTTCTGCCATCGCTCTGCTCATTTCCCTGCAGTGGGTCAGGGTGACAGAGACAAAGGCGTGCTGCAGTCTGCAACGGAGGGCTCGGCAGTCTCCTGTGAGTGGAATGCAAAACAGTTTCTGAGCCACAGCCGAGCCTGGGCATGCACAGCCTGAGGAGGGATCTTTGGGAGGGAGGACCGAGTGTGCCCCTGGGAGGGAAGGTGAGCTAGGGGAGCTGGTGGGGGGACTTGTGGAAAAGTCCTCTGAAGCGGGACCCACTGGAGGATCCCTGGTCAGCACAGCCAGGCACCTTACTGAGGACAAGCTTGCTTTCTCACTCGGGAGTCCCTAGAGCTCCAGGAGCTTCTGGGAACTTTGCTAGCTCTCCAGAGGCATCGTGGGCTCTCCATTTCATGCAGTGATGGCAAGACTACTTTGAAGGTGAAAAGCCCAGGCCTCCAGCAGGATGAAAGACAATGATTTCACACAGAGATTTCAGAGCTCCCAGGGTAAATCCCACTAAGCTTCACTATCATCCCACTAACCAAAGCTTGAGGAGCAAAATCACAGGGTAGCTTCTGGTAGCCCTTAGCCAACTAGCAAGGTACTATTGCCATAATGTCTTGATGACAGATCCTTCTTTTAGCAATGACTGGACAACTCCAATCAGAACTGTGTGGACACATTCTATATGACTGACCTTAATCATTTCATGATTGCTTATAGGAAAGAAGGAACTGGAAGCCAGCTTTAATGCCAAAGGCACAACATTTACactttctatatattatttttctatcgGAACATCAAGACCTGTAGAATTTGAATTCTTCACATACCTccaaaaagaccaagaaaaagaaacatcaggAATGACACTTAGAGAAACACCTAGATTCCAGAAATGTTCCTCCTAGGACCAACAGAAACAAGTCCCTGAGCAATCTGGGGGTCCCACCCCATTTCCAGGGTCTGTAAAGGACGGAGACAAGCAAACTACCCAGATCACTGCTGACTTGGGATTCTTCCAGAATAAGCCAGTGAGCTCCCCAGCAGGTTAATGACCTTGCCACGAGGGCGGGTGTATGATGTATTCCTGATGAGGCATGGGATGCTGGCTGCAGACGACGTCCTTAGAGACACTAAACTCTCTGGGTCTTTAAAACATTCTGCGCTGGAGGACAAATATCAAGTAGAAAGGGAAAAGCCACTACCCAAAGTCAAGGAACCCCATATCTGCTATGCCAGGAAAGATACTCTGCCTCACTTGACCTACTTAAGTGGCTCCTCTTGGGGTCTGCTCCTCACTGTGACTCTGTACGTCCACCCCTTACAGGTGCCCTGTGGGTAGACAGAGTCCACCTCCTACCACACATGTGTCTCAGAGGGCATGCTCAGAGGCCTTCTTTCCTCCAGAGCAGGCTTATAAGCCTACTCTTTGTGCCACTGTAGCCAAAACTCTCCAGTGGGACCCCTTGAGCCAGTAAAGACTGCTTTCCAAAATCCTCAGAGAAGTCCCTTCATTTTGCCTTTATAGTTTAGTGCTTTGGTATAGGGCACACACTTGGAGGAAATACAAAATCTTACTTCTGGGGAGTCTTTCCTAGTGAGGTCACAGGAAGTACATTTAAGAAGTAACTTCCTGTGGAAGATATCACGTGAACATCTCTTGACCTGGGAATCCCAGGAGCCTCTTGGCTTGGCAACTCACTACCTCTTGGAAGTTGTGCCCATCATGTCCTCCTCTTTGCTGAGTAGGCCTCACATatgcttttcagttcttttataaGTCCCTGTGCACCTGCCTGCCACACCCTTACCTGCAGAAGGCCCCTATGTTCTCCACCAGGTAGCACTGGCCGCCATTGTGACAGTAACTTGGGAAGAGGTCGCACACTGACCGGCAGGAGCCATTATGCCGCACAAAGCCGCTGCGGCACTCGGTGCCATTCTCACTTGGGGCCAGGTCCCTGCCTGGCTCTCCTGGGCGGGGCCTGAGGGCGATGCTGCTGCCAGGGACCATCCCCAGAGTATGCTGTGGGGGGACGGCATGCCACCGACTGGTGGGCTGGCCAGTCCCGGGCCCCAGACCAGGCTTCTCAGTGGGCACCAGAAGGTCACTTTCATCTTCCAGGTCTCCACCTCCTGCTGAATCCTtgtcatcctcctcttcctcctcctcttcctccaagtCATCATAGAAGGATGTAGTGGGGTAGAAGTCAGATTCATCAAAGGGGGTGAAGTCATCGTACAAGTCAAGCAGGCTCCAGGAAGGGGTCTCTCCCCCACTATCGGGGTGGTGCTCTGAGGTTCCTGGCGACCCTGGGAAGCTCTCCAGGTCGGCGCCACGGCCCTCACCATCCAATCCTTCGAAGTAGTCGATGTCAATTATATCTGACGCCGGCTGGGGCTCCAGTGTGCCCTGAACGGGGAATGTGGGCTCTGGCCCATGTGGATCATGTGTGCTGCCTCCCAGGTTCAGCCAAACCTCTAAGGGGCTCTCCTTGGGGAGCTCAGGGCCTGGGCTCAGCTTGTCGTCAGGAGTCGGGGAGGGTGGTCCGCTTGCCTCTGTAGCCTCGGGGGTAACAGTGGGCATCGATGACTGTCCCAGGGCCTCCTCAGGAGCCGAGGGCGTGGCTGGAAGGGCCTGGGTGTCGCCGCTGCCCGCCTCTGCGGTCACTCCACCCAGGCCCGGGCTGTCGGCCTCCAGCCAGGCGGTGCCGGTCACTGCCGCGGACGCCTCCAGTGCCTCCTCTGGCCCGGCCCCAGGCCCCACCACAGCCGGCTGGCCGCCAGGTGCAGTCCATGAGGTCTCATCCTCCCCAGCAGCTGGTGGGCCGGCCTTCTCCCGCGTGCTGTTGGCACGCGGCTCCCATTCCAGGACGCTTTTCACCTGCTCTTCAGCCTCGACGGCGCTGCCCGCCTCACGCGCTgtgggcgggagggagggggcacGACGTCAgggccccgccccccgctgccGCACGCTCTCCCGGCCACCCCGCCCACCCGAAGACGCCAGGACCAGGTTTCCCAAAGCCACGCCCCACCGTCTAGGCCACGCCCCCAAGGGGAACACACCCGGCCCGACGTTTCCCGCTCAGGCCCCGCCCCTCAGGCGCCATGCCCCGCCCCCGACAAGGCCCGTAGTGTGAACGGGGCAGCCCCCACCTTCGGCCCCAGGCAGAGGTTTGACCCTCAGGACTCCTCCCCACCGCCAAACCCCACCCCGAAGTCGCACCCTCAAGGCCCCGCCCCACTCCAGGCCCCGCCCTAAGGTCGCATCCTCAGGGCCCCCATCACCTCCAGGTCCCGCCTCGAAGTCGCACCCTCACGCCCCGCCCactcaggcccctccccccagccggCACCTCTGCCCACCCACCCGGGTCGGGGCCGACCCCCACCCCTCGGCCTCCTTCAAGTACCCCACCTCCTCGCGCGCCCCTTCTCCCGCCCCCGTCGCGAGCAAGGCGCTGCCCCGCCCCCTTGCCATAGCTCGCGAACTCCGCCTGTACCCGAGGCCAGCGGGACCCTGGCCCAGGGTGAGGTGCGAGAGTCACTGGGGTCCCGGTCGCAGTGGGTACCTACCCGGCGCGGCCCCGGCGGCGAAGACCAGCGTGGCccccagaagcagcagcagcagcggcggcggcccCCGGCCcgggcccccgcccccggctcggCCCATGGCGCGGCGCGCCGACCGCTGTCCACGGTCTGCCCGGCTGGCTGCGCCCTCGGCTCGCCGGCCGCCGCGCCTCCCGCCCGCGCTGCGGCCGTCTCAGCCCACGGTGGGCAGCGCGAGAAGCCGCATGCCGCCGCCGCCGTCCGCCGCTGTCCCCGGCGCGCCGCGCCTCCCCGCCTCCCGCGCCGCCGCTGCCGCGCTCagcgccgcccccaccccgcccgccgcgcccgccccgccgcaCGTAGCTCTGACGCCTGCCCTGCTCGGTCCGCCTGCCGTGGACAGACAGACCCCCGGCTCTGGACGCCGAGACAAACGGACGTGGAGTAGCGCGGGTGGGTGCGGAGCACAGCGCCGCGCGTGGCGTTAGCCGACAGGTGCACGGGCGGGAGAGCTGCGGGGCGGGCCAGCCCTCCCCGTGGAGGGCTGGTACGGGCTCCCCCCCACCTGCGAGGAACCCACCCGCCACGCGGCGAGCACGGAGGCGGGGGCCCAGACACCCGCAACTTTGGGGCGGGGCTCGGGAGGGCCGCAGGGGGCGGAAGCCCGAGCTCGCGCTGTGGAAATGAGCCGAGTCCGGGGCGCACGGAGCCTCTCGGATTTCTGCGCCAATGCCGTGTTCGGGGCGGGGAAGGGTCTCGGGGACGTCTGCGGGTGCCCACGGGGGCGGGGCAGGCGCCGGCAGCGCCAGGCAAGGGGGCGAAGCCGACCGCCCAGGCTCTAATCGGATCAGACCTAATCCGTCCACAGCCAAAGCTCAGACCTCGCACAGCCAGGCCCTCCACAACGCAtcccaggggcagggggcaagACCCTTCTGAGACTACAGCTACTCCCGCCTTTCTTCTCTCCTCGGGGTAGCCCAGGCAGCGCCCTTTAATCCTGGCCCCTTCCTCCCAGGATccatcaccaccaccctcccAACACACATGTGTCCCAGACCAGCAAACTCAAGGTCCTGGGCTGACCCAAGGAGCCAAGATCGCAGCCTAGGGACGCGCGGGCTGCAGGAGCGGTGTCAGACTAGTGTGCGGGCTGACCGAAGCTCGGTGTTCAGCCAGGGACCCCTCATCCCCGGAGACATGCTTGGTGGGGAGTTGTGACCTAGTCCTGGTAGCTTATCCCGCAAAGCAACCGCCCACCTCCCGGTGTGTTATTGACCCAAATGACATTCGGGGTCGCCACCTTAGATGTGACAACCGTGGTATTTGTGAGACACTCCCATTTCTGTCTCTAGGGAGCCACATAGGTAACCAAGTTGGAGTATCTACCTCCTCATGTCCTAGTGCGTGTTTCTGGATGGCATTCCCTTGGTTCAACGTGTGTTCCTTTCACAGACAGTCCTGTGACAGCAGCCTCTTAGGCAGGCTGGTGTTCCCTGCCCTCCAAGTCTGCCTGGTAAACGGGCTCAGAAGGCTTGGTTCCATTACCTGTCCCTTCTGCGAAGCCTTCCCAGCCTCCCGGTGATATCGCCTGTCTACAGCAATTCCCCACTGGACTGTGGAGCACACTGAGTGCATAGGACCAGGCGCTGGGAGGTTCTGGAAGGGCGGCAGAAGCAAACATGCACCAACCAGACAACTCCCACCACAGAACGTGGGTCTGGAGCTTCCTGCAAAGGGGCTGACTTCGTGAGGTTCTTTCCATGGCTTCATGCTGCCTCTAGGGACAGTAAATACCGGTTTGGAATACAGTCTTCTCTGAGCAGAGGGCCAGGCTGGGCTTTGCACTTGCTGGCTGGCCACAGAGGCTCTAACGCACCCTCCAACCCCATCTCTGCTTCCCTGGTCTGTGGCttacatctgtattttcttttttggcctaTGTACAAGTCTGTGTTCCTCTACTTGGGTCTGACTCTTGCGTGGTGGTTGTGAGAGTGGAGACGTGCctacctcctccttccccaggcagGTCTGTCTGGAATAAGGCCTCACCAATGGGGCCTTGACAGCTGGGGCATGAGGACCACTCCCTTGTTTTTCACTAGGAAGCTCTGAACGGGACCCTTCTCCCATTTCTCTGTTAAAACTCCAGCTGCTccactttctcattttaatgtattttattgaatatttaaatatattcttttaagttcaattaaaaaaacaatttttaggtaggctccatgcccaatgtggggtctgcactcaccaccctgagatcaagtcacatgcccCACCCTCTCAACCGGCCAGGCTGGcttcaatttaatttttgaattataacacgcatattatataaaataaaatatgaaatgtccCCTTCCTCAATGACCCCCTTCCCTAACTTGGGGGCAAATTCTTTTAACCACTTATCCACTGATTCCCCCTAGACCTCAGAACGGAGCACGGCACACCAGGTTTGGAAACGCCTCGAGATGAATGGGGAAACTCATCAGGCAATGGAATGTGACAGGAAAAGCAGGATACAGCATCAGCTCTGCATGACCTTGGGAGTCAGTAACCCATCTCCTTTATGAGATAGTGGTAGCCACAGTGTCCAGGGACTGCATTACTTTTTCTGGGCACAGGGGTTAGAGTGGACCAAATAAGAGATCTAAGACGTAGGAACTAGAGAGTCAAAGAAAGGGAGATTAACCCCTGTCCAGAGCCCACACCCATGTCCCCACATCCAAGTCTTGTGCATTTGGGCATCAAGGATGCTTTTGTGAGGCAATGGCTTCCACATGCCTCTGAGGTTCCTATTGGGTTTGGCAACCTGCCTCCAGCACCAAGGCAGGCACAAGGCCCATTGCCATGGCTACAGCCTGCCTCCTTGGGCACAGAAAGCCTCTAGCTTAACGAGGGGCTGCTGTCCAGGGCAGGAGCTGCTCCAGTTACCATGGTTGGGGCATACTTCAGTCTGAACAGGAAGCTGTGTGGTTCCAGGCTTTAAGTCCTTAGTAGTAACTACAAACATTTCTGTGAGTTTTTAGTCTTCCTAGTACTCTGATTTGTCAAATCTCGTAACCATTTTGCACATTTGCAAACTGACACTGAGATCATGCTAATGATGTGGTAAGGCCAGGACTTGAGCCAAGATCTTGATTTCAAACGTTTTCATCCTTGCTTCTTAGTTTCAAGAGGAATCAGGATGCAGAGGTCAGGCCTCACTTGGCAGAATGGAAGCCTagcctccctccccaaccccctgcacCTATCTACACCTGGGCATTTAAGAGTCAATGCTATGATTTCTTACGGGGTACAAGATGGCAATAACCCCAACTCACGTCCCAGGTCAGTCAGCTCTGACCATTTTTGGTGATGGGCTGCTACTGGACCTTCTTGCAGCATTACCGGGAGAGCCAAGAGTCAGGGGCCCGGGTTATGTGCGCTGACAAGCCCCTGCTCTGGATTCTCAGTTGCACAAGTACTCTCCTAGAAAGGCCTGTCGCAACCTGGAGGTGGTCATCTTGTCCAGGCAATGGGTCTGCTGCAAGACTGGAGAAGCCCCTGAATTTCATTCCCCAAAAGCCAAGTCAGCTGGGAGAGAGCTACACAGCTTAAGTCAACACAGCCTCAGACCTGCAGCGGCTAGGCTGGTCTGCAGAAGTCCTGCTGTCTCAGCCAGCGACCTCGCCAGGTGATTCTCAGGAAACCCATAGGTACTACACAGTAAGCAGACTGGAACAAGGAATGCCAGTCCATTTGGATGACTATGGGAAATCCTAAATGTCAGGGTCAAACCAGCCATGGAAATCAGCCTGTGCAAAGAAGCTATTACCACCCAGTGGCACTGCTGCTTCCTAACTCCCTCTGGGACCATCTGGCTGTGAGGGCACCTGAGGTGGTAGGTTGCTACAGGAGAGAGTGGGAGGGTTTCTTTCCAGTCTAAGTTGTCCAAAGGTGTTGGTCACTGTACTGTGTGAAGCCACGGCTACTCTGCACAAGTCTGCAAAGGCTGTAGCCTAAGGGTCCGCAGTGGTAAGGTGGCCGTTAGCAGTCACCTGACAGTTCTTTGTGGGCTTGGAAGGGCCTGGAAGGACAGCAAGGACTGGGGACAGAAGGGAGTGAAGTTGGTCCCAGTTCTCCAAGACAGGccaggagcaggaagaggggatCAGACAAGTCTCTCTTCCCTTAGGGTTCAACGGATTGGAAAGggcggcggcggtggggggggggtgcttggaGAGAACTGGCTCTAATTGCTTTGAGAACCTCTGGTTAAGTTGACTCACAGGACTCTCTCCTTTTGGTCACTACTGTTTAGCTCGGTTTTAAATTCAGGGTCAAAGGTGCTTCCTAAGAAGAGAGGAGGCAGGCCTAAAAACAAGCCACCAGGAAATGAAGTCCAGGGGAGCCGTTTACAAGGAGATCCAACACTGACGGTCCTGGGCTTCCATCCCATCCTGCAAGGTGACTTTCTTAGATGGAGACCACCCATTCACAGGGGAGCAAGGAGCTTTCACCTTGTTCCCAATAAGTTCTCCTTCAAGGGATCAACTGGAGTGCAGCTATGCTCCaggagcagcagaagagaaagcaagggcTTTACACTAACGGCCACAGGCAGAGAGGTTTGCAGAAGGAAACCTCAGGGCTGGCACTGTGTATCCAGACAAAGGGTGCTCGGATTATTCAGATGAGGTCTTCCTGGAATGAGGGGGAAGCCTCAGGTTACCGCACCCAGCAGGACAGAAATCATGTAAGCACACCCAATTCATAGACCATTTACACGATCCCCCAGAAAGCTCCTGATTACACTATTTTTCTTCATGACTACCTAGCACTATTTTACATAATcctatttcttattaatttatggTCTtgtatcccccaccccccaccccaaaagaaTCTAAGTGGCCTGGAGTGCAGGAGCCTTGCCTACCTTATTCATAACTATGACTTCACTGCATGCAGGGTCCAATGCCTGGCAAGTAAGAGGCCCTCAAATGTTTCCCAGATGAA from Mustela erminea isolate mMusErm1 chromosome 1, mMusErm1.Pri, whole genome shotgun sequence harbors:
- the CSPG5 gene encoding chondroitin sulfate proteoglycan 5 isoform X3 — its product is MGRAGGGGPGRGPPPLLLLLLGATLVFAAGAAPAREAGSAVEAEEQVKSVLEWEPRANSTREKAGPPAAGEDETSWTAPGGQPAVVGPGAGPEEALEASAAVTGTAWLEADSPGLGGVTAEAGSGDTQALPATPSAPEEALGQSSMPTVTPEATEASGPPSPTPDDKLSPGPELPKESPLEVWLNLGGSTHDPHGPEPTFPVQGTLEPQPASDIIDIDYFEGLDGEGRGADLESFPGSPGTSEHHPDSGGETPSWSLLDLYDDFTPFDESDFYPTTSFYDDLEEEEEEEEDDKDSAGGGDLEDESDLLVPTEKPGLGPGTGQPTSRWHAVPPQHTLGMVPGSSIALRPRPGEPGRDLAPSENGTECRSGFVRHNGSCRSVCDLFPSYCHNGGQCYLVENIGAFCRCNTQDYIWHKGMRCESIITDFQVMCVAVGSAALVLLLLFMMTVFFAKKLYLLKTENTKLRRTNKFRTPSELHNDNFSLSTIAEGSHPNALPRPLPLSLGYFRAGDGSSQLWR
- the CSPG5 gene encoding chondroitin sulfate proteoglycan 5 isoform X2, which translates into the protein MGRAGGGGPGRGPPPLLLLLLGATLVFAAGAAPAREAGSAVEAEEQVKSVLEWEPRANSTREKAGPPAAGEDETSWTAPGGQPAVVGPGAGPEEALEASAAVTGTAWLEADSPGLGGVTAEAGSGDTQALPATPSAPEEALGQSSMPTVTPEATEASGPPSPTPDDKLSPGPELPKESPLEVWLNLGGSTHDPHGPEPTFPVQGTLEPQPASDIIDIDYFEGLDGEGRGADLESFPGSPGTSEHHPDSGGETPSWSLLDLYDDFTPFDESDFYPTTSFYDDLEEEEEEEEDDKDSAGGGDLEDESDLLVPTEKPGLGPGTGQPTSRWHAVPPQHTLGMVPGSSIALRPRPGEPGRDLAPSENGTECRSGFVRHNGSCRSVCDLFPSYCHNGGQCYLVENIGAFCRCNTQDYIWHKGMRCESIITDFQVMCVAVGSAALVLLLLFMMTVFFAKKLYLLKTENTKLRRTNKFRTPSELHNDNFSLSTIAEGSHPNDYLGTRDKAKNRMDQKPSLMALTSQCHDVHTR
- the CSPG5 gene encoding chondroitin sulfate proteoglycan 5 isoform X1; this translates as MGRAGGGGPGRGPPPLLLLLLGATLVFAAGAAPAREAGSAVEAEEQVKSVLEWEPRANSTREKAGPPAAGEDETSWTAPGGQPAVVGPGAGPEEALEASAAVTGTAWLEADSPGLGGVTAEAGSGDTQALPATPSAPEEALGQSSMPTVTPEATEASGPPSPTPDDKLSPGPELPKESPLEVWLNLGGSTHDPHGPEPTFPVQGTLEPQPASDIIDIDYFEGLDGEGRGADLESFPGSPGTSEHHPDSGGETPSWSLLDLYDDFTPFDESDFYPTTSFYDDLEEEEEEEEDDKDSAGGGDLEDESDLLVPTEKPGLGPGTGQPTSRWHAVPPQHTLGMVPGSSIALRPRPGEPGRDLAPSENGTECRSGFVRHNGSCRSVCDLFPSYCHNGGQCYLVENIGAFCRCNTQDYIWHKGMRCESIITDFQVMCVAVGSAALVLLLLFMMTVFFAKKLYLLKTENTKLRRTNKFRTPSELHNDNFSLSTIAEGSHPNDDPSAPHKIQEALKSCLKEEESFNIQNSMSPKLEGGKGDQADLEVNCLQNDLT